TGCCGATGCTCGCGATGCCCCGGTGGGACGAAAAGGAGAGGCTTCCCGTACTGATCATCGTCGTGAGCGAGCTGAACAGTATGGCGCGGGCCGTGCTCGTCGTCAGCATGTTTCCGTTCGCGGGCGGCTCGGTCTGGTAGCGGAGGACAAAGATGATGCCGCTGTGAACGCCCACACCGAGCAGGAGCGGGACGACGATGACGTTCGCGAAGTTCAGGGGGATGGCGAGGAGGACGGAGGCCGCGGCCGTCAGGAGGATCCCGAGTATGAGCGGGATGAGTATCAGTATGGTCAGGGCGATGCTCCGCATCTCGACGAGGAGGAAGAGGGTGATCGCGATGAGGGCGTAGAGGGTCGCCTGCCGGAAAGAGGAGACGATCGCCTTCCCCGATTCATAGATCGTTACCGGCGCGTCGGTCGCGTTCGGCGCCACTGCCCGCACAGCGCGGACAAACCGCTCGAGTGCGACCCTGTCCGTAATATTTTCGGCAGGGAAGACCTGCACGCGATACTGTCCCTCCCGCGACAGATACTGCTGCTTCAGCTCGGAGGGAAGGTCGGATTCCGACGAGGGAGCTGCCTGAAGGGATGTCTCGAGTCTCCGGAAGAGGGAGGGGAGGCCGCCGAGGAGTCCATTTTCGAGCGACAGGAAGCCGGCCCTTCCCTTTTCAGGGTTTCGCACGAACGTCCCGAACTGGACGACACGCTCATACAACCGGCTGACCGGACCGTTCCGCGGTTCCGGCTTTTCGAGAAGCGACTTCTTCAGAGCCGCCTCGAACGAGCCGAGCGCCCTCATGTCCTCTTCGTAGGAGAGGTGTTTGACCTTATCGACATTCAGGGAAGGCATGAAGAGGCTGATGTTCGAGATGATCGAGAGCTTCTCCGTTTGGTCTTCAGGCACGAAATCAGGGAGCGCGATCACCCTCTTGACCTCTTTCAGCACCCTCAGCCGGTTCTCGATGCCTTTCACCTCTTCCTCGCTTCCGGCGAGCAGCGAGATCGACCACGGCAAGGCATCAGGGTCTCTGAAGAGGTCCCGTATCGTCGCGACGGACTCTGACTTCTGGTTGTAGAGGTTCAACGGGTTCGAATCGAAATAGACCATCGGCAAAGACGCGGAGGCGGCGCCTATCCCGATTATGAAGGCCGCCGCGCGGATCATGCGGGGATGCTTGTAGGGAAAGGCGAGCAGGGGACCGACCGTCGACTCCGACCGGTGTTTCGCAGGTTTCATAGGCAGCAGGGTCAGCAGGGCAGGGAGCACCGTAAGATTTGCGAGGAAGCTGATGAACATGCCGGTGCCCGATATGAGACCGAGCTCGGCCACTCCCGCGTACGCGGTCGGGATGAAGGAGTAGAATCCTATCGCGGTCGTAATGCAGCTGAGGAGGAGACTCCTCCCGACGCCCTGCGCGGTCGTCATGACACTGTCCGCGTAGGGACAACCGGCTGAGATCAGTTCCCGGTACCGTAGCGAGAACTGGATGCTGTAATCGATGCCGAGGCCGATGAAGAGGACCGCGAAGGTGACAGAGATCATGTTGAGGCTGCCGACAGCGGCGACGGCGAAGCCCGTCGTCCAGATGAGCCCGATGATGAGCGTCAGGAGGCTCGAGAAGATCAGTCTTCCCGATCCTCCGAGGCCGATGGCGAGGATGACCGCGACGAGGATGAGGGAGGCCGCCGTCGCGAACCCGATGGACTCCCGCACCGCCGTCAGGTTTTCATAGTTCAGGGCGATGTCTCCGGTGATGCGCATCCTGATGCCGGCAGAATCATCGATACCGAGGTCCTTTGCCGCGCGTCGTATCGCGCCGACGTGTTCTTCCCCCGCGGAGAGGTCGTTCTGTCTGAGAACGGGCCTGATGATGACGAACTGCCTCTGGAGGCGGGCGGTGATATTCCCGCTGATCATCACCTCCTGCCAGGAGAGCCGGACCGGGCGGCTGTCCATCACGTTCTGAAAGGCCTGGCCTATCCTGTCGTAAAGGATATCGATCCTCTTGTCCGTCGTCGCGGCCTCCTTCGGCTGGACGAGGACCTTTTCGAGGACGGAGAAGAGGCCCCTCAGGCTGAGGTCCTGCGAGAGGAGGGCGAGGAGGGGCTGCGCCCCGGCCATCGTGTCGGCGAACCCTTCGAGCTGATCGACGGGCAGGTAGAGGAGGCCGTTCTTCTGAAAATAGCTCTCTCCGCCCGGCTCATAGACGCTCTTGAATAAATCCGTCTCTTTCCGCAGCCGCTCCGCCAGACGCTGCCGGCCGGAGAGCGCGAGTTCGGCACTGTCGGCATCGAGCACGACGACGATCGTGTCTGAGAGTCCCGGGAAGGCCTTTCGGAAGTCGCTCTGGAGCCTGCGAAACTGCAGCTTATCGGAGATCATGGAGGTCGTATCCATGTTCATCCTGAAATTCGTCACCGCGTAATAGAGGACCGCGCCCGTGGCGAGTATGGCGAGCGTCAGGACGATAATCGGATGGCGGTGGACAAACCCGACCCACCGTTCGATCAGCCGCTGCGAAACGTATCTATGCTCTTTTTCGTTCAATCTTTTCAGCCGGATGCTTGCAAAACCATTTACTTCGGGTATGATTTATGTAATGATAGCAGAAACCGGGGAATCTCTACCCGTGAGACCGGCTCTTTTGCGTACTATAATAAACAAGAATTGAAGGAGAATGCATATGCGGCTCTTCGAAGGAAGGAAAAGAAAGATGATTCGCCGGCTCGTGCCTATTGTTCTTATCGCTGTCGTCCTCCTGCCGCTTCCGGCGTATTCGGAGAAGCCCGGGCCGGGAGATACGATTAAGACATTCAACGCTGCCCTCCTCGAGTCTATGAAAGGGGGAG
This is a stretch of genomic DNA from Thermodesulfovibrionales bacterium. It encodes these proteins:
- a CDS encoding MMPL family transporter codes for the protein MNEKEHRYVSQRLIERWVGFVHRHPIIVLTLAILATGAVLYYAVTNFRMNMDTTSMISDKLQFRRLQSDFRKAFPGLSDTIVVVLDADSAELALSGRQRLAERLRKETDLFKSVYEPGGESYFQKNGLLYLPVDQLEGFADTMAGAQPLLALLSQDLSLRGLFSVLEKVLVQPKEAATTDKRIDILYDRIGQAFQNVMDSRPVRLSWQEVMISGNITARLQRQFVIIRPVLRQNDLSAGEEHVGAIRRAAKDLGIDDSAGIRMRITGDIALNYENLTAVRESIGFATAASLILVAVILAIGLGGSGRLIFSSLLTLIIGLIWTTGFAVAAVGSLNMISVTFAVLFIGLGIDYSIQFSLRYRELISAGCPYADSVMTTAQGVGRSLLLSCITTAIGFYSFIPTAYAGVAELGLISGTGMFISFLANLTVLPALLTLLPMKPAKHRSESTVGPLLAFPYKHPRMIRAAAFIIGIGAASASLPMVYFDSNPLNLYNQKSESVATIRDLFRDPDALPWSISLLAGSEEEVKGIENRLRVLKEVKRVIALPDFVPEDQTEKLSIISNISLFMPSLNVDKVKHLSYEEDMRALGSFEAALKKSLLEKPEPRNGPVSRLYERVVQFGTFVRNPEKGRAGFLSLENGLLGGLPSLFRRLETSLQAAPSSESDLPSELKQQYLSREGQYRVQVFPAENITDRVALERFVRAVRAVAPNATDAPVTIYESGKAIVSSFRQATLYALIAITLFLLVEMRSIALTILILIPLILGILLTAAASVLLAIPLNFANVIVVPLLLGVGVHSGIIFVLRYQTEPPANGNMLTTSTARAILFSSLTTMISTGSLSFSSHRGIASIGILLTFCFGFLILCTLVLLPALLELHGKRRAMNTPNRQ